Part of the Streptomyces antimycoticus genome, TACCGCTCGCGCAGCTCACCGGGCAGCGGCTGGGTCCTCAGATCGCCGTACAGCCGCAGCCGTTCGTCCAGCTCCCGCTGCGCCGCCTTGGAGTCGCCCGCGTGCTGGGCGACGTTCAGTTCGTACTCGGGCCCGAAGCGGCGTCGCAGAGCGCGTTCCCTATGGCCGGCGCCCGCACGGACGACGCGGATGATGAGCGCGGCCGCGAGGACGACCGCGACGACAACCACGATGCTGATGACAGCAGTTGACATGGTCTGCTTCTGCCTTCCCGCTCGCTTCCCCCTCCGCGTTCGGGGGGCTCCTCTCTTCGGGTAGCCCGGTCTTCGGCCCTCAAACTGCGGTGCGTGACGCGGGTGCTGCGTGCCAGGATGCCGACCATGACGAGTACGCCACGTACCCAGGACGGTTCGCGCGCCTCGGCCTCCCCCGCGACGGAGCCGACGAGGGGATGGACCATCGCCGCGCGGCCCGTCGAGGATCCGGTCTCGGCCCTGCTGCTGCGCGAGTACCTCGTCGATGTCGCGGACCGCTACTACCAGCTTCACGAGGAGCGGGACTCGACCCCGGAGGAGATCGAGCAGGCGCTCGCGGAGATGCCCAGCGACGATCTCGCCCCGCCGCGGGGGGTCTTCCTGCTGGCGCATCACGACGGCGAACTCGCCGGTTGTGCGGGGGTGCGGCTGATGGACGGGCGTACGGCGGGGCTGACGCGTGCGGCGGAGCTGAAGCGGGTGTACGTACGGCCCGCCAAGCGGGGGTTGGGCGGCGGCGCCGCGCTGCTCGCGGCCGTCGAGACGGCGGCGGGCGAACTGGGCGCCGAGCGGATCGCGCTCGACACCCGGCTCGACCTGGTCGAGGCCCGCGCGCTGTACGCCCGGCATGGGTAC contains:
- a CDS encoding GNAT family N-acetyltransferase, with the protein product MTSTPRTQDGSRASASPATEPTRGWTIAARPVEDPVSALLLREYLVDVADRYYQLHEERDSTPEEIEQALAEMPSDDLAPPRGVFLLAHHDGELAGCAGVRLMDGRTAGLTRAAELKRVYVRPAKRGLGGGAALLAAVETAAGELGAERIALDTRLDLVEARALYARHGYREVPPFTEGPYAEVWMAKELG